A DNA window from Bradyrhizobium barranii subsp. barranii contains the following coding sequences:
- a CDS encoding aspartate/glutamate racemase family protein — translation MTYPANSSSRIARGGKAIYGAPLGILMLEARFPRIPGDMGNGTTWPFPVLYRVVSGASPEKVVLKGAAGLLPDFIDAAKDLVRLGAEAITTNCGFLSLFQKEIAAAVGVPVATSSLMQVPWVQATLPPGKRVGLVTVSGSTLTPAHLEGAGVPLDTPLVGTEHGKEFFRVLIKAEKDDMDVAQAERDVVEAGKELVAKNPDVGAIVLECTNMPPYAAALQAEVGLPVYDIYSMITWFHAGLRPRAFA, via the coding sequence ATGACCTATCCAGCCAACTCGTCCTCTCGCATCGCCCGCGGCGGCAAGGCCATCTATGGCGCGCCGCTCGGCATTTTGATGCTGGAAGCGCGCTTTCCCCGCATTCCCGGCGACATGGGCAACGGCACGACCTGGCCGTTCCCCGTGCTCTATCGCGTGGTGAGCGGCGCGTCGCCGGAGAAGGTGGTGCTAAAGGGCGCCGCCGGCCTGCTGCCTGACTTCATCGATGCGGCCAAGGACCTGGTCCGGTTGGGCGCGGAAGCCATCACCACCAATTGCGGCTTCCTCTCGCTGTTTCAGAAGGAGATCGCGGCCGCCGTCGGCGTTCCCGTAGCGACCTCGTCGCTGATGCAGGTGCCGTGGGTGCAGGCGACCTTGCCGCCGGGCAAGCGCGTCGGCCTCGTCACGGTATCAGGTTCGACCTTGACGCCGGCCCATCTCGAAGGCGCCGGCGTGCCGCTCGATACGCCACTGGTCGGCACCGAGCACGGCAAGGAATTTTTTCGCGTCCTGATCAAGGCCGAGAAGGACGACATGGATGTGGCCCAGGCCGAGCGTGACGTGGTCGAGGCGGGCAAGGAGCTGGTCGCGAAGAATCCGGATGTTGGCGCCATCGTGCTCGAATGCACCAACATGCCGCCTTATGCGGCAGCTTTGCAGGCCGAAGTTGGACTGCCGGTCTACGACATCTATTCCATGATCACCTGGTTTCATGCTGGACTGCGTCCGCGCGCATTTGCCTGA
- a CDS encoding thiamine pyrophosphate-dependent enzyme: protein MPMQAQLDRRAAVAALLKDRKDTLVVSGLGSPTYDLHSVGDHDGNFYLWGAMGGAALIALGLAQAQPGKRVLALTGDGEQLMGLGGIATIGVARPRNLDIVVIDNQHFGETGMQASHTGRGVDLTAIAAACGFAATGSVRTLEEVQRLAAQIAGPADGPRLFVIKVLAENPPRSLPSRDAVFIKNRFRAHLGFAAA from the coding sequence ATGCCGATGCAAGCTCAACTCGATCGTCGCGCCGCCGTCGCCGCGCTCCTGAAGGACCGCAAGGACACGCTGGTCGTCTCCGGTCTCGGCTCGCCCACCTACGACCTGCATTCCGTGGGGGATCACGACGGCAATTTTTATCTCTGGGGCGCGATGGGTGGCGCCGCGTTGATCGCGCTTGGGCTCGCGCAAGCGCAGCCGGGCAAGCGCGTCCTGGCTTTGACGGGCGATGGCGAGCAGTTGATGGGTCTCGGCGGCATCGCCACCATCGGCGTCGCGCGTCCGCGCAATCTCGACATCGTCGTGATCGACAATCAGCATTTTGGCGAGACCGGCATGCAGGCGAGCCACACCGGCCGCGGCGTCGATCTCACGGCAATTGCCGCCGCCTGCGGCTTCGCCGCGACCGGAAGCGTGCGGACGCTCGAGGAGGTGCAGCGCCTCGCCGCGCAGATCGCCGGACCGGCCGACGGCCCGCGGCTTTTTGTCATCAAGGTTCTGGCGGAAAATCCGCCGCGCTCGCTGCCCTCGCGCGATGCCGTCTTTATCAAGAACCGGTTCCGTGCTCATCTCGGCTTTGCGGCGGCTTGA
- a CDS encoding thiamine pyrophosphate-binding protein: MTIRNTRTGGQILIDQLVAQGVERVTCVPGESYLAALDALHDSPIDVVICRAEGGAAMMAEAYGKLTGRPGICFVTRGPGATNASHGVHIAMQDSTPMILFVGQVDTGMREREAFQELDYKAVFGTMAKWAVEIDRPDRIPELVARAFRVAMQGRPGPVVIALPENMLTETAAVADAMRIEPAVSWPAPADIEQVSAMLASAKAPLVILGGSRWTDEATKSIARFAERFDLPVATSFRRASLIDADHSHYAGDLGIGPSPGLKARIDGADVILLIGGRMSEMPSSSYTLFDIPTPKQKLIHVHPGSEELGRIYQPELAIQATPAAFAAAVETLKPAGAVAWKGEAAKAHADYLAWTDKARELPGTFQYGQVMTWLRDRLPKDAIVCNGAGNYAGWIHRHHRFHSFAAQLAPTSGSMGYGVPAAVLAKRQYPDRVVVAFAGDGCFLMNGQEFATAVQYDAPLVVIVVDNSQYGTIRMHQERDYPGRVVGTQLKNPDFAMYAKAFGGHGERVERTEEFAPAFERALASGKPSILHCIIDPRAISVGKDFAPAVKA; encoded by the coding sequence ATGACCATTCGCAACACCCGCACCGGGGGCCAGATCCTGATCGATCAGCTCGTCGCCCAAGGCGTCGAGCGCGTCACCTGCGTGCCGGGCGAGAGCTACCTCGCGGCGCTCGATGCGCTGCATGACAGCCCGATCGACGTCGTGATCTGCCGCGCCGAGGGTGGTGCTGCGATGATGGCGGAAGCCTATGGCAAGCTCACCGGCCGTCCCGGAATCTGCTTCGTCACCCGCGGCCCCGGCGCCACCAATGCCAGCCACGGCGTCCACATCGCGATGCAGGATTCGACGCCAATGATCCTGTTCGTCGGACAGGTCGACACCGGCATGCGCGAGCGCGAGGCGTTCCAGGAGCTCGACTACAAGGCGGTGTTCGGCACCATGGCGAAATGGGCGGTCGAGATCGATCGCCCCGATCGCATTCCGGAGCTGGTCGCGCGTGCCTTCCGCGTCGCCATGCAGGGCCGTCCGGGTCCCGTGGTGATCGCGCTGCCAGAGAACATGCTGACCGAAACAGCCGCCGTTGCCGATGCCATGCGCATCGAGCCGGCGGTGAGTTGGCCCGCGCCCGCTGACATCGAGCAGGTCAGTGCGATGCTGGCGAGTGCCAAGGCGCCGCTCGTCATCCTCGGCGGCTCGCGCTGGACCGATGAGGCGACCAAGAGCATCGCGCGCTTCGCCGAGCGGTTCGACCTGCCGGTCGCGACCTCGTTCCGCCGGGCCTCGCTGATCGACGCCGATCATTCGCATTATGCCGGCGATCTCGGCATCGGGCCGAGCCCTGGCCTGAAGGCGCGTATCGATGGCGCCGACGTGATTCTCCTCATCGGCGGCCGCATGTCGGAGATGCCGTCCTCGTCCTACACACTGTTCGATATCCCGACGCCGAAGCAAAAGCTGATCCACGTGCATCCGGGCTCCGAAGAGCTCGGCCGCATCTACCAGCCTGAGCTCGCGATCCAGGCGACGCCCGCCGCGTTCGCCGCCGCCGTCGAGACGCTGAAGCCCGCTGGCGCCGTTGCCTGGAAGGGTGAGGCCGCCAAGGCGCATGCCGATTATCTTGCCTGGACCGACAAGGCGCGTGAGCTGCCGGGCACATTCCAGTACGGCCAGGTCATGACCTGGCTGCGCGACCGCCTGCCGAAGGACGCGATCGTCTGCAACGGTGCCGGCAACTATGCCGGCTGGATCCATCGCCATCACCGTTTCCACAGCTTTGCCGCCCAGCTCGCGCCGACTTCGGGCTCGATGGGATATGGCGTGCCGGCCGCGGTGCTTGCAAAGCGGCAATATCCGGATCGCGTCGTCGTCGCCTTTGCGGGTGATGGCTGCTTCCTGATGAATGGCCAGGAATTCGCGACCGCCGTGCAGTACGACGCGCCGCTGGTGGTCATCGTCGTCGACAACTCGCAATACGGCACCATCCGTATGCACCAGGAGCGTGATTATCCCGGCCGCGTGGTCGGAACTCAGCTCAAGAACCCTGACTTTGCGATGTATGCGAAGGCATTCGGTGGCCATGGCGAGCGCGTCGAGCGCACCGAAGAGTTTGCGCCGGCGTTCGAGCGCGCGCTCGCTTCGGGCAAGCCGTCGATCCTCCACTGCATCATCGATCCGCGCGCGATCTCGGTCGGCAAGGATTTCGCGCCGGCGGTGAAGGCGTAG
- a CDS encoding ABC transporter substrate-binding protein: MTMTRRQLVAAIPAAALAASLPRDVRAEDGRKVVTFWFGQANSDGQAALRNDLVEAFNASQDKYLLQLEVKGAAVNNLLKVALVAGNGPDIVQTAGPAYLTAIANAGQVLPLDDFAEKYKWKDRFLAPLLNTSVYGGKLYALPRDYESMHLFYNKELFKQNGWKQPTNRQEMEAIADAALAKGVIPFGAGNADWKGVNEWLMTVFFNNVAGPDNVRKALAGELPWTAPPFVEAVELSKAWYNKGYFGKNYFSLTIEQSFLQVVNAKAAMAFSGTWSFGTKSYGMSKPDTVIDVMPTPTLGSAFTGSLVHLACGATLSIAKNSQNAEGAAAVFEFMLTRKFYETMNRDWPGKWALPVKDLPPDMLQGIGYPLFEKTIANLHEAFSKGQYGFTTWTFWPGATNSYLIEGIEQVWLNKITPDAYLTRMQTLFSQEAKEGKVPPLPPRTA, from the coding sequence ATGACCATGACCCGACGCCAGCTTGTTGCCGCCATCCCCGCTGCCGCACTTGCCGCGAGCTTGCCACGCGACGTTCGCGCCGAGGACGGGCGCAAGGTCGTGACGTTCTGGTTCGGCCAGGCGAATTCGGACGGCCAGGCCGCGCTGCGCAACGATCTGGTCGAGGCGTTCAACGCCTCGCAGGACAAATATCTGCTCCAGCTCGAGGTGAAGGGCGCCGCCGTCAACAACCTCCTGAAGGTCGCACTCGTTGCCGGCAACGGCCCGGACATCGTGCAGACCGCAGGCCCCGCCTATCTCACCGCGATCGCGAATGCCGGCCAGGTGCTGCCGCTCGACGATTTCGCCGAGAAGTACAAGTGGAAGGATCGCTTCCTGGCGCCGCTGCTCAACACCAGCGTCTACGGCGGCAAGCTCTACGCGCTGCCGCGCGACTACGAGTCGATGCACCTGTTCTATAACAAGGAGCTGTTCAAGCAGAACGGCTGGAAGCAGCCGACCAACCGGCAGGAGATGGAGGCGATCGCAGACGCAGCGCTCGCCAAAGGCGTCATCCCCTTCGGCGCCGGCAATGCCGACTGGAAGGGCGTGAACGAGTGGCTGATGACGGTGTTCTTCAACAACGTCGCTGGCCCCGACAACGTGCGCAAGGCACTTGCCGGCGAACTGCCCTGGACCGCGCCGCCGTTCGTCGAGGCGGTCGAACTGTCAAAGGCGTGGTACAACAAGGGCTATTTCGGCAAGAACTATTTCTCGCTGACCATCGAGCAGAGCTTCCTCCAGGTCGTCAACGCCAAGGCGGCGATGGCGTTCAGCGGCACCTGGTCGTTCGGCACCAAATCCTACGGCATGTCGAAGCCCGATACCGTGATCGACGTCATGCCGACGCCGACCCTCGGCTCGGCCTTCACGGGATCACTGGTCCATCTCGCCTGCGGCGCGACGCTGTCGATCGCCAAGAACTCGCAGAATGCGGAAGGCGCAGCCGCCGTGTTCGAGTTCATGCTGACGCGCAAGTTCTACGAGACCATGAACCGCGACTGGCCCGGCAAATGGGCACTCCCGGTCAAGGACCTGCCGCCGGACATGCTCCAGGGCATCGGCTATCCCCTATTCGAGAAGACGATCGCGAATCTGCACGAAGCGTTCAGCAAGGGGCAGTACGGCTTCACCACCTGGACGTTCTGGCCCGGCGCCACCAACTCCTATCTGATCGAAGGCATCGAGCAGGTCTGGCTCAACAAGATCACGCCGGACGCTTACCTCACGCGGATGCAGACGCTCTTCAGCCAGGAAGCAAAAGAAGGCAAGGTGCCGCCGCTGCCGCCGCGGACGGCCTGA
- a CDS encoding GntR family transcriptional regulator — protein sequence MELASDSIVDRVYEQLKAMAVSYEFKPGERLNEGELAKRLGVSRTPLREALNRLNTEGFLRFTPGKGFFCRELDAHEIFDLYELRKSIEVASIRLAIKRARDEDIDALLKFLEATGPDPGERSSVELVELDETFHERLMGMSNNAEMLRVLRNVNARIRFVRWIDMDRINRSNTQAEHRAVVEGLKARDEEACVSVLEKHIDRRLDRITSAIKEGYAQIYMPAAARSAAN from the coding sequence GTGGAACTGGCTTCCGATAGCATCGTCGATCGCGTCTATGAACAGCTCAAGGCGATGGCCGTGAGCTATGAGTTCAAGCCGGGCGAACGGCTCAACGAGGGCGAGCTGGCAAAGCGCCTCGGCGTTAGCCGCACGCCGCTGCGCGAAGCGCTCAACCGTCTCAACACCGAAGGCTTCCTGCGCTTCACGCCGGGCAAGGGCTTCTTCTGCCGCGAGCTCGACGCGCACGAGATCTTCGATCTCTACGAGCTGCGCAAGTCGATCGAGGTCGCCTCGATCCGCCTCGCCATCAAGCGCGCCAGGGACGAGGACATCGACGCGCTCCTGAAATTCCTCGAAGCCACCGGTCCCGATCCCGGCGAGCGTTCGTCGGTGGAGCTGGTCGAACTCGACGAGACCTTTCACGAGCGGCTGATGGGGATGTCGAACAATGCCGAGATGCTGCGCGTGCTGCGCAACGTCAACGCCCGCATCCGCTTCGTGCGCTGGATCGACATGGACCGCATCAACCGTTCCAACACCCAGGCCGAGCACCGCGCTGTCGTCGAAGGACTGAAAGCGCGCGACGAAGAGGCCTGCGTCTCGGTGCTGGAGAAGCACATCGACCGCCGCCTCGACCGCATTACGTCTGCGATCAAGGAAGGCTACGCGCAGATCTACATGCCCGCCGCGGCGAGGTCTGCGGCGAATTGA
- a CDS encoding carbohydrate ABC transporter permease — translation MIGDRWSRTFSLGLIGIASFSSLLPIVLAVMNALKTTVEIGSNPLALPTQLHWENFSSAWRNAQLGPSLLHSAEVAILTILMVCVTATPCAYVLARQKGKFWRFITFYFMATITVPVQLYLYPLYFIFAKLGLVNSIPAVALIYTAMFSPFAIFLLRTYALAIPVALEEAAQVDGAKPWQTFWYVILPMMRPGLLTVAIIVGLNAWNEFVIAVTFLQNDSNVTAIVRFYNLTGQYSTDWGEMLAAAVTIVLPIVAIFVLLQRQFIDGMTSGAVKS, via the coding sequence ATGATCGGGGATCGCTGGAGCAGGACATTCAGCCTCGGGCTGATCGGTATCGCATCGTTCAGCTCGCTGCTGCCGATCGTGCTCGCCGTGATGAACGCACTGAAGACGACGGTCGAGATCGGCAGCAATCCGCTCGCGCTGCCGACCCAGTTGCACTGGGAGAATTTTTCCTCCGCCTGGCGCAACGCCCAACTCGGCCCGAGCCTGCTGCACAGTGCCGAAGTCGCGATCCTGACCATTCTGATGGTGTGCGTCACCGCGACGCCCTGCGCCTATGTGCTGGCGCGGCAGAAGGGAAAATTCTGGCGCTTCATCACCTTCTACTTCATGGCCACGATCACCGTGCCCGTGCAGCTCTATCTCTACCCGCTCTACTTCATCTTCGCGAAGCTCGGGCTGGTCAATTCGATCCCCGCGGTGGCTCTGATCTACACGGCGATGTTCTCGCCGTTTGCGATTTTCCTCTTGCGCACCTACGCGCTCGCGATTCCCGTCGCGCTCGAGGAAGCAGCCCAAGTTGACGGCGCAAAGCCGTGGCAGACCTTCTGGTACGTGATCCTGCCGATGATGCGGCCCGGGCTGCTCACGGTCGCCATCATCGTCGGGCTGAACGCCTGGAACGAGTTCGTCATCGCCGTGACGTTCCTGCAGAACGACAGCAACGTTACCGCGATCGTGCGCTTCTACAATCTGACCGGCCAGTATTCGACCGACTGGGGCGAGATGCTGGCCGCAGCCGTCACCATCGTGCTGCCGATCGTTGCGATCTTCGTGCTGCTGCAGCGTCAGTTCATCGACGGCATGACGTCGGGCGCGGTGAAGTCTTGA
- a CDS encoding thiamine pyrophosphate-binding protein, producing the protein MHSPQPNPETRSSDDWPSELYRILKAADVRQMSYVPDAGHSQLIRMFSADRDVTTNVLTTEEEGIAIAAGAWLGDQRSVLLMQSSGVGNCINMLSLSAIGRFPLLMLVTMRGEWAEFNPWQVPMSRATQPSLEAIGLKVMRAETAEDLVETVESAASLAYESDQQIAVLIGQRLIGKKKW; encoded by the coding sequence GTGCACAGCCCTCAACCGAATCCTGAAACGCGCAGCAGCGACGACTGGCCGTCCGAGCTCTATCGTATCCTCAAAGCCGCCGACGTCAGGCAGATGTCCTACGTGCCGGATGCCGGCCACAGCCAGCTCATCCGCATGTTCTCGGCCGACCGCGACGTCACCACCAACGTACTGACCACGGAAGAGGAGGGCATCGCCATCGCCGCCGGCGCCTGGCTCGGCGATCAGCGCAGCGTGCTGCTGATGCAGTCGAGCGGCGTCGGCAATTGCATCAACATGCTGTCGCTGTCGGCGATCGGGCGCTTTCCGCTGCTGATGCTGGTGACGATGCGCGGTGAATGGGCCGAGTTCAATCCCTGGCAGGTGCCGATGAGCCGGGCGACGCAGCCGTCGCTGGAAGCGATCGGCCTGAAGGTGATGCGCGCGGAGACGGCGGAGGATCTGGTCGAGACCGTGGAATCGGCGGCATCGCTTGCCTACGAGTCCGACCAGCAGATCGCGGTTCTGATCGGGCAACGCCTGATCGGCAAGAAGAAGTGGTGA
- a CDS encoding carbohydrate ABC transporter permease translates to MWLFALPALLINVCIILVPAVLTFTAAFFMWDGVGKPAWAGLANFQNMFADPVFWSALTNNFIWTAIFLIVPVCLALVMAAALLMAPKARIVVQSIIFLPRIIAVAVTGRIFQGMIFSPATGVVAWLNEHGFSISDPLADPDRSLYAVAAVDIWHWWGFLAVVFLSAMRQISIDQIEAARLDGAGFFALFRYVLIPGIRPTLTLMLILTVIWSFQVFEFIFIVTRGGPAYGSEVLATFAYRHAFFEGDVGQAAAAACVMSLFGLCATAVYLWLQITDDAQST, encoded by the coding sequence ATGTGGCTCTTCGCGCTTCCAGCGCTCCTGATTAACGTCTGCATCATCCTGGTTCCCGCCGTGCTAACATTCACGGCGGCATTCTTCATGTGGGACGGTGTCGGAAAGCCGGCGTGGGCGGGACTGGCCAACTTTCAGAACATGTTCGCCGATCCCGTGTTCTGGTCGGCGCTGACAAATAACTTCATCTGGACGGCGATCTTCCTCATCGTGCCGGTCTGCCTCGCGCTCGTGATGGCAGCGGCGCTGCTGATGGCGCCGAAGGCGCGCATCGTGGTCCAGTCCATCATCTTCCTGCCGCGTATCATCGCTGTCGCAGTCACAGGCCGCATCTTTCAGGGCATGATCTTCAGCCCCGCGACCGGCGTCGTCGCCTGGTTGAACGAGCACGGCTTTTCGATCTCCGATCCCCTCGCCGACCCCGACCGCTCGCTCTATGCTGTCGCCGCGGTCGACATCTGGCACTGGTGGGGCTTTCTCGCGGTCGTGTTCCTGTCGGCGATGCGGCAGATCAGCATCGACCAGATCGAAGCCGCGCGGCTCGACGGAGCCGGCTTCTTTGCTTTGTTCCGCTACGTTCTGATCCCGGGCATCCGCCCGACCCTGACCTTGATGCTGATTCTGACCGTGATCTGGTCGTTCCAGGTCTTCGAATTCATCTTCATTGTCACCCGCGGCGGCCCCGCCTATGGCAGCGAGGTGCTGGCGACATTTGCCTACCGCCACGCCTTCTTCGAAGGCGACGTCGGCCAGGCTGCAGCCGCCGCCTGCGTCATGAGCCTGTTCGGCCTGTGTGCCACCGCCGTCTATCTCTGGCTCCAGATCACCGACGACGCGCAATCGACATGA
- a CDS encoding SDR family NAD(P)-dependent oxidoreductase, translating into MKLSGKVAVITGAARGIGKACAKRFLDDGVKVVISDVDTDELEKTVNELGKPKELYAAPCHVARRADVDRVVATAVREFGRLDIMVNNAGVARNRDILEISEEEFDEIIGINLKGAFFGVQAAAKQMIAQGGGGVIINMSSVNALLAIPTLATYAISKGGMKQLTSVAAVALASHNIRVVAVGPGTILTDMVASSIYTSEDARKTVMSRTPAGRGGEPSEVASVVAFLASDDASYITGQTIYPDGGRLILNYTVPVKEK; encoded by the coding sequence ATGAAACTATCCGGCAAGGTCGCCGTCATCACCGGCGCGGCGCGCGGCATTGGCAAGGCGTGCGCAAAGCGGTTCCTCGACGACGGCGTCAAGGTCGTCATCTCGGACGTCGATACGGATGAGCTCGAGAAGACCGTCAACGAGTTGGGCAAGCCCAAGGAATTGTATGCCGCGCCATGTCACGTCGCACGGCGTGCGGACGTCGATCGCGTGGTGGCGACCGCGGTCAGGGAATTCGGCCGGCTCGACATCATGGTCAACAATGCCGGCGTCGCCCGCAACCGCGACATCCTGGAGATTTCCGAAGAGGAATTCGACGAAATCATCGGCATCAACCTGAAGGGCGCGTTCTTCGGCGTGCAGGCTGCAGCGAAGCAGATGATCGCGCAGGGCGGCGGCGGGGTCATCATCAACATGTCCTCGGTGAACGCGCTGCTGGCGATCCCGACGCTTGCGACCTACGCCATCTCCAAGGGCGGTATGAAGCAGCTGACCTCGGTCGCCGCGGTCGCGCTCGCCTCGCACAACATCCGCGTCGTGGCAGTCGGGCCGGGCACGATTTTGACCGACATGGTGGCGTCGTCCATCTACACCTCGGAGGATGCCCGCAAGACGGTGATGTCACGCACGCCGGCTGGCCGTGGCGGCGAGCCGAGCGAGGTCGCCTCTGTCGTGGCGTTCCTTGCGAGTGATGACGCGTCTTACATCACCGGGCAGACGATCTATCCGGATGGTGGGCGGTTGATCCTGAACTACACGGTGCCGGTGAAGGAGAAGTAG
- a CDS encoding NAD(P)/FAD-dependent oxidoreductase, protein MSEGRHVAIIGAGAVGVISAIEALREGHRVTLIDAGEPGGEQAASYGNGGWLSSHSVIPPAEPGLWKKVPGYLMDPLGPLAIRWSYLPKALPWLIKYLLSGWTEARVEKTAFALRDLLKDAPLLHKKLAEEAGVPELVERNGVMHVFPSRGNFDSNLGWRLRKKVGVEWLELNVDEMRQREPDLHPRYTFGVVVEEAGRCRDPGAYVAALAQHALASGAKLVHARATGLKLSGNKLVAVLTETGEIACDAAVVAAGARSKQLTASVGDPLPLETERGYHVMIENPESGPRSSMMASDVSMVVNWTDKGLRAAGTVEIAGLDAAPNWKRAEILRNNLFSMFPKLPKDIPPSRIKTWFGHRPSMPDGLPCIGHARASRDIVYAFGHGHVGLVGSARTGRLVAQLLSGKQPEIPLAPFAPTRFL, encoded by the coding sequence ATGTCGGAAGGCCGCCACGTCGCTATCATCGGAGCCGGCGCGGTCGGCGTGATCAGCGCCATCGAGGCGCTGCGCGAGGGGCATCGCGTCACGCTGATCGACGCAGGCGAGCCCGGTGGCGAACAGGCGGCGAGCTACGGCAATGGCGGCTGGCTCTCCTCCCATTCGGTGATTCCGCCGGCCGAACCGGGCCTCTGGAAGAAGGTGCCGGGTTATCTGATGGACCCGCTCGGCCCGCTCGCGATCCGCTGGTCTTACTTGCCGAAGGCGCTGCCCTGGCTGATCAAGTATTTGCTCTCGGGCTGGACCGAGGCACGGGTCGAGAAGACGGCGTTTGCGCTGCGCGATCTGCTGAAGGACGCGCCGCTGCTGCACAAGAAGCTCGCGGAAGAAGCGGGCGTGCCCGAGTTGGTCGAGCGCAACGGCGTGATGCACGTATTCCCGTCGCGCGGCAATTTCGACAGCAATCTCGGCTGGCGCCTGCGCAAGAAGGTCGGCGTCGAATGGCTGGAGCTGAACGTCGACGAGATGCGTCAGCGCGAGCCGGATCTGCATCCGCGCTACACGTTTGGCGTGGTGGTGGAGGAAGCCGGCCGCTGCCGCGATCCCGGCGCTTACGTTGCGGCGCTGGCCCAGCATGCGCTCGCGAGCGGTGCCAAGCTCGTTCATGCCAGGGCGACCGGTCTGAAGCTTTCAGGCAACAAGCTCGTTGCCGTTCTCACCGAGACCGGTGAGATTGCTTGCGATGCCGCGGTGGTTGCCGCCGGCGCGCGGTCAAAACAGCTCACCGCATCCGTCGGCGATCCCTTGCCGCTCGAAACCGAGCGCGGCTATCACGTCATGATCGAGAACCCGGAATCGGGTCCGCGCAGCTCGATGATGGCGTCCGACGTCAGCATGGTGGTGAACTGGACCGACAAGGGCCTGCGCGCCGCCGGCACTGTCGAGATCGCCGGCCTCGACGCCGCGCCGAACTGGAAGCGCGCCGAGATCTTGCGCAACAACCTCTTCAGCATGTTCCCGAAACTGCCGAAGGACATTCCGCCCTCGCGCATCAAGACCTGGTTCGGCCATCGGCCGAGCATGCCCGATGGGCTGCCCTGCATCGGCCATGCGCGTGCCTCGCGCGATATCGTCTACGCCTTCGGCCATGGCCATGTCGGCCTGGTCGGATCGGCCCGCACCGGCCGTCTGGTCGCGCAGCTCCTGAGCGGCAAGCAGCCGGAGATTCCGCTCGCGCCGTTCGCGCCCACTCGCTTCCTCTGA